A stretch of the Nakaseomyces glabratus chromosome L, complete sequence genome encodes the following:
- the PHO86 gene encoding Pho86p (CAGL0L05456g~Ortholog(s) have unfolded protein binding activity, role in ER to Golgi vesicle-mediated transport, protein folding, regulation of phosphate transport and endoplasmic reticulum localization), producing the protein MVGDLRRAVPQIDATLNAPLDKDAPPTIYASSLTPSMATAALNLPADFLKQKQGLANKTLICHPVVISAIGLFLSTYLAIQINVPKNTSSSIAGYLYQIFLMNKKEVITALLFTLIAASFVFTLLSRVSDLYFRAVIDNVVESKGEQLYGVNLNDISVLTKKEVEQKPKEFRENLENTHIIIYRETPIALVSIAKNNVLSTKDSLVMSISTIGSRRVYIRSGIIEDLLDWAMIRTRKIGAAGNYGKSMKIICEIYSFDQDMKKILKSKGFVKVQSARIKENRLLGGLFGIKKELWGVQFHYEKKDE; encoded by the coding sequence ATGGTTGGTGATTTGCGCAGAGCTGTTCCTCAGATAGATGCCACTTTGAACGCACCATTGGACAAGGATGCTCCACCTACGATATACGCTAGTTCGTTGACTCCGTCGATGGCCACTGCTGCGCTAAACTTGCCAGCTGATTTCTTGAAGCAGAAGCAAGGTTTGGCTAACAAGACATTGATCTGCCACCCCGTGGTTATATCGGCAATAGGGCTCTTTCTGTCCACGTACTTGGCCATCCAGATCAATGTTCCCAAGAACACTTCCAGTTCCATCGCAGGCTACTTGTACCAGATATTTCTGATGAACAAGAAGGAAGTCATCACAGCATTATTGTTCACTTTGATTGCAGCATCTTTCGTGTTCACACTGTTATCCAGAGTCTCCGATTTGTACTTCCGTGCTGTGATCGACAACGTTGTCGAATCCAAGGGTGAGCAACTATACGGTGTTAACTTGAATGACATCAGTGTGCTCACGAAGAAAGAAGTAGAGCAGAAACCAAAGGAGTTCCGTGAGAACTTGGAAAACACACACATCATTATCTACCGTGAAACTCCGATTGCTTTAGTGTCTATCGCAAAGAACAACGTGCTAAGCACAAAGGACTCCTTGGTGATGAGTATTTCCACCATCGGTAGTCGTCGTGTCTACATCAGAAGTGGTATCATTGAAGATTTGCTGGACTGGGCCATGATCCGCACCAGGAAAATCGGTGCTGCTGGAAACTACGGTAAGTCCATGAAAATCATTTGTGAGATTTACTCGTTCGACCAAGACATGAAGAAGATCCTTAAGTCGAAAGGTTTCGTCAAAGTACAAAGCGCCAGGATCAAGGAGAATCGTTTGCTAGGTGGACTGTTCGGGATTAAGAAAGAGCTGTGGGGGGTCCAGTTCCACTACGAGAAGAAGGATGAATGA
- the RPE1 gene encoding ribulose-phosphate 3-epimerase RPE1 (CAGL0L05478g~Ortholog(s) have ribulose-phosphate 3-epimerase activity, role in pentose-phosphate shunt and cytosol, nucleus localization), with protein MVKPIIAPSILASDFANLGCECHRVINSGAEWLHIDVMDGHFVPNITLGQPIVTSLRRAVPRSQEEEKASGEVARPTAFFDCHMMVEEPEKWVADFAKAGADQFTFHYEATKDPLSLVKLIKENGIKAACAIKPGTPVDVLFELAPYLDMALVMTVEPGFGGQKFMPDMMPKVEALRTKFPHMNIQVDGGLGKETIGVAAKAGANVIVAGTSVFTASDPHEVISFMKEEVRKELKAKHILGDETKH; from the coding sequence ATGGTTAAGCCTATTATTGCCCCAAGTATTTTAGCGTCTGATTTTGCCAATCTAGGTTGTGAGTGTCACCGAGTTATCAACTCCGGTGCTGAATGGTTGCACATCGATGTTATGGATGGTCATTTCGTTCCTAATATTACGCTGGGACAGCCTATCGTTACCTCGCTAAGACGTGCCGTGCCAAGATCACAGGAGGAAGAGAAAGCTTCTGGAGAAGTCGCTAGACCCACTGCCTTTTTCGACTGTCATATGATGGTTGAGGAGCCAGAGAAATGGGTTGCTGATTTCGCCAAGGCTGGTGCTGATCAATTCACATTCCACTACGAGGCCACTAAAGATCCACTATCGTTGGTGAAGTTGATTAAGGAGAACGGTATCAAGGCCGCCTGTGCCATCAAGCCAGGCACCCCAGTGGACGTTCTATTTGAATTGGCCCCATACCTGGATATGGCCTTAGTTATGACCGTTGAGCCAGGTTTCGGTGGCCAGAAGTTCATGCCAGACATGATGCCAAAGGTTGAAGCCCTAAGAACTAAATTCCCACACATGAACATTCAAGTCGATGGTGGTTTAGGTAAAGAGACTATCGGTGTGGCCGCCAAGGCCGGTGCCAATGTCATCGTTGCTGGTACAAGTGTATTTACGGCTTCTGACCCACACGAGgttatttctttcatgAAGGAAGAAGTGAGAAAGGAGTTGAAGGCAAAGCATATTTTAGGTGATGAGACCAAGCACTAG
- the ALB1 gene encoding Alb1p (CAGL0L05500g~Ortholog(s) have role in ribosomal large subunit biogenesis and cytoplasm, nucleus, ribosome localization) — protein sequence MPSRNSINRPKLTVNLNRKNSSISKKRDQRERAGLLQPARSSADSKSGKVKSVPLDLYFEGQKDDHASAKGITNKTLSKKRAKKIERNIKYAQQRRLLTDATAKLEADMEIDIDQKKTKDAKPKTALEQVKEALWNAVEDTSNSGLIIENGQGTVLGGPYFP from the coding sequence ATGCCATCCAGAAACTCTATCAACAGGCCTAAGCTTACGGTTAACTTGAACCGCAAAAACAGCTCGATCAGCAAGAAGAGAGATCAAAGAGAGAGAGCTGGTCTATTGCAACCAGCTAGATCATCTGCTGACTCCAAGTCTGGTAAAGTGAAGTCTGTGCCACTGGACCTGTACTTTGAAGGCCAGAAGGACGATCACGCCAGTGCGAAGGGTATTACCAACAAGACTCTGTCCAAGAAGCGTGCCAAGAAGATCGAGAGAAACATCAAGTACGCCCAGCAGAGGAGACTTCTGACAGATGCCACTGCGAAGTTGGAAGCCGACATGGAGATTGATATTGACCAAAAAAAGACTAAGGATGCCAAGCCAAAGACCGCTCTGGAGCAAGTTAAGGAAGCCTTGTGGAACGCCGTCGAGGATACTTCAAACAGTGGCCTAATAATCGAGAACGGTCAAGGTACCGTACTTGGTGGACCTTACTTCCCATGA
- the MTC1 gene encoding DUF5427 domain-containing protein MTC1 (CAGL0L05522g~Ortholog(s) have COPI-coated vesicle, Golgi apparatus, ribosome localization), translating to MVESRKSTEADEVFEFLDSLPEDKKGAEGKSKAKGAGKKDEEDVFEFLEELEKSKMDLGAKKGKKVAETKKLDPQESNDGKAKSETKQEAPAVKKDTEEKSEEASNAKVEANEETSKQGTNPDPIASISSWWSSAGSATVSSLWSKTTEHASQIKNRIQQEQLDITSKLNTQTITDLARNIQKIVVGETDEVLRIHLVHDLVKFPSLQYHIENRFDQVMSSQVEGGIRIFVDEWGRPNRSNSISTVVDPEKREHEEKDAIEPKIKLNLFSGKVSDGEKLAFANIDNSIKLFNKAHDEYIRQQKEAEGESEEGSSAEKSENRISDIFVSILPVAIPDKNDSTKEDMIVTDPHHAGNFSFTVVLKDISNDITAITRSQAFPTSWVEWLEGETKKNKESKKGDDNEDEEDDIVDPGEWVKDWIEDGLSLSLGILAQTYVIKRMGL from the coding sequence ATGGTTGAGAGTCGCAAGTCCACTGAGGCAGACGAGGTGTTTGAGTTTCTGGACTCGTTGCCTGAGGACAAGAAAGGTGCTGAGGGTAAGAGCAAGGCCAAGGGTGCCGGGAAGAAAGATGAGGAGGATGTGTTTGAGTTTCTAGAAGAGTTGGAGAAGAGTAAGATGGATCTTGGTGCGAAGAAGGGGAAGAAAGTGGCCGAGACCAAGAAGCTGGATCCACAAGAGTCGAATGATGGCAAAGCCAAATCGGAAACGAAACAAGAGGCGCCAGCGGTGAAGAAAGATACTGAGGAGAAAAGTGAAGAGGCTAGTAATGCTAAGGTTGAGGCTAATGAGGAAACGAGCAAACAAGGCACTAATCCAGATCCTATCGCGTCTATATCCAGTTGGTGGTCCTCTGCTGGGTCTGCAACGGTGTCGAGTTTGTGGTCTAAGACCACTGAGCATGCCTCTCAGATAAAAAATAGGATACAGCAAGAGCAATTGGACATTACTTCCAAGCTTAACACACAGACCATCACTGACCTGGCCagaaatattcaaaagatAGTTGTTGGTGAAACTGATGAAGTACTAAGGATTCACCTGGTGCACGATCTTGTGAAGTTTCCTTCCTTACAATACCATATTGAGAATAGATTTGACCAGGTTATGAGCTCCCAAGTGGAAGGTGGAATAAGAATATTTGTCGATGAATGGGGGCGTCCAAACAGATCCAACTCCATTAGCACAGTGGTTGACCCTGAAAAGAGGGAACATGAAGAGAAGGATGCTATTGAGCCAAAAATAAAGCTGAATCTATTTAGCGGTAAAGTTAGCGATGGTGAGAAGCTGGCATTTGCGAACATTGACAACTCAATCAAGCTTTTCAACAAGGCACACGATGAATACATAAGACAACAGAAGGAAGCTGAGGGTGAAAGCGAAGAAGGCTCCTCTGCTGAAAAGAGTGAAAACAGAATTAGTGACATATTTGTGTCGATTCTACCTGTTGCTATCCCAGACAAAAACGACAGCACGAAGGAGGATATGATCGTAACAGATCCACATCATGCCGGAAACTTCAGCTTCACCGTTGTATTAAAGGATATATCAAATGATATAACCGCAATTACAAGATCCCAAGCTTTCCCAACAAGCTGGGTTGAGTGGTTAGAAGGCGAGACtaagaagaacaaagaatCTAAGAAGGGCGATGACAACGAGGACGAGGAGGATGACATCGTTGACCCAGGTGAATGGGTCAAGGACTGGATTGAGGATGGTTTGAGTCTATCTCTGGGTATTCTAGCTCAAACATATGTGATCAAGAGAATGGGCTTATAA
- the LSM1 gene encoding Lsm1p (CAGL0L05544g~Ortholog(s) have RNA cap binding, chromatin binding, mRNA binding activity, role in deadenylation-dependent decapping of nuclear-transcribed mRNA and Lsm1-7-Pat1 complex, P-body, cytosol, mRNA cap binding complex, nucleus localization): MAEKKEDSKTKITEGEADLYLDQYNFTTTAAIVSSVDRKIFVLLRDGKLFFGVLRTFDQYANLILQDCVERIYVQENGEYAEEDRGIFMIRGENVVMLGEVDIDKEDEPLKSLKRIPFEEAKKLKQLKEEKRCKEEFATGKELARYGLSHDFHKQDLY; this comes from the coding sequence ATGGCTGAGAAAAAGGAAGACTCTAAGACTAAGATTACAGAAGGTGAAGCTGACTTGTACCTAGATCAGTATAACTTCACTACCACAGCTGCTATCGTGAGCTCAGTTGACCGCAAGATATTTGTGCTTCTTCGTGACGGTAAGCTGTTCTTCGGTGTGCTAAGGACCTTTGACCAATATGCGAACTTAATTCTACAGGATTGTGTGGAGAGAATATATGTGCAAGAGAACGGTGAATATGCTGAGGAGGATCGCGGTATTTTCATGATTCGTGGTGAGAATGTTGTGATGTTGGGAGAGGTCGATATTGACAAGGAAGACGAACCCTTGAAGAGCTTGAAACGTATACCATTTGAAGAGGCCAAGAAGCTAAAGCAACTgaaggaagagaaaagatGTAAGGAAGAATTTGCTACAGGCAAGGAGCTGGCTCGTTATGGTCTGAGCCATGACTTCCACAAGCAGGATTTGTATTAA
- the GCD14 gene encoding tRNA 1-methyladenosine methyltransferase subunit GCD14 (CAGL0L05566g~Ortholog(s) have tRNA (adenine-N1-)-methyltransferase activity, role in tRNA methylation and cytosol, nucleus, tRNA (m1A) methyltransferase complex localization), with protein MVEVFDKYKDLIQEGDLALIWISRDNIKPVTINANETFNTRYGSFPHKDMIGKPYGSQIAIRTKVAKKFAFVHVMQPSPELWTLSLPHRTQIVYTPDSSYIMQRLNCSPNSRVIEAGTGSGSFSHAFARSVGQLYSYEFHPVRYEQATEEFKEHGLLDKNTIITHRDVCKDGFTIKKTDETSYQFKADEEQLQIKADVIFLDLPAPWEAIPHIDSVIDNDEKVGLCCFSPCIEQVDKTLEVLEKHGWFNVEMVEIQGRQYESRRQMVRSLDDALERLSDIKKRKLAMVERRQKAEEELEKKIEANEKNLPELPPKSIEKSKFNPFGKGYRVKEGDANFQWKEVTKVESEIKSHTSYLTFAYKIKRNEDENLDKN; from the coding sequence ATGGTTGAAGTTTTTGACAAGTATAAGGACTTGATTCAAGAAGGTGATTTAGCTTTGATATGGATCTCTAGGGATAATATCAAACCTGTCACCATTAATGCCAATGAGACATTCAATACCAGATATGGTTCTTTTCCTCACAAGGACATGATAGGTAAGCCATATGGTTCACAAATAGCCATTAGAACAAAAGTTGCTAAGAAGTTTGCCTTTGTCCATGTGATGCAACCTTCTCCAGAGCTTTGGACTTTGTCTCTACCTCATAGAACGCAGATTGTATACACTCCGGACTCATCATATATTATGCAAAGGTTGAATTGTTCGCCAAACTCTAGGGTTATTGAGGCGGGAACAGGTTCCGGTTCTTTCTCACATGCATTTGCAAGAAGCGTGGGTCAACTGTACTCCTACGAATTTCATCCTGTTAGATACGAGCAAGCTACAGAAGAATTTAAAGAGCATGGATTGCTAGACAAGAACACTATTATTACCCATAGAGATGTGTGTAAAGACGGTTTCACCATTAAAAAAACGGATGAAACATCTTATCAATTTAAAGCAGATGAGGAACAGTTACAAATTAAGGCAGATGTGATCTTCTTAGATTTACCTGCTCCTTGGGAAGCTATACCGCATATTGACTCTGTCattgataatgatgaaaaggTCGGGCTATGTTGCTTCTCGCCATGTATAGAACAAGTTGATAAAACTCTAGAAGTCTTGGAGAAGCATGGGTGGTTTAATGTAGAAATGGTCGAAATACAAGGCCGTCAATATGAGAGCCGTAGACAGATGGTTAGAAGTCTTGATGATGCTCTTGAAAGACTGTCAGATataaaaaagagaaaactGGCAATGGTAGAGAGACGTCAAAAAGCTGAGGAAGAGctggaaaagaaaattgaagCTAATGAGAAGAACTTGCCTGAGCTACCACCTAAGTCAATTGAGAAATCGAAATTCAATCCATTTGGTAAGGGTTATAGAGTGAAAGAAGGTGATGCCAACTTCCAATGGAAAGAAGTCACGAAAGTAGAATCCGAAATAAAGTCCCACACCTCTTACTTAACATTTGCATACAAAATCAAGAGAAATGAGGATGAAAACTTGGACAAGAATTAA
- the NIT2 gene encoding putative hydrolase (CAGL0L05588g~Ortholog(s) have cytosol, nucleus localization), giving the protein MSVKIAIGQLCSSSQHAQNLSIVASLIERAIKLDARVIFFPEATDYLSQNATHSRVLAKSSPTFVDDLQLKIKDINERYKSEKRAIDVSIGVHLPPSEQDILKGDDRVKNVLLYIDSSGVIRSSYTKLHLFDVDVPNGPILKESQSVQPGDQIPSIIDTPAGKLGCSICYDIRFPELALRLRSMGAQILCYPSAFTMKTGQAHWELLGRARAIDTQCYVVMPGQSGTHNVTEDTWSKTADSKTNPNSVTRMSWGHSMIINPWGDVIARSDETNNEPQLVVSDIDLKSMERVRVNMPLWQQRRLDLFDNNYSIT; this is encoded by the coding sequence ATGTCAGTCAAGATTGCTATAGGACAACTGTGCTCCTCTTCTCAGCATGCGCAGAATTTGTCTATAGTAGCGTCCTTAATAGAACGAGCCATCAAACTGGATGCTAGAGTAATATTCTTCCCTGAAGCCACTGATTACCTATCTCAAAACGCCACGCACTCAAGAGTTCTGGCTAAATCAAGTCCTACATTTGTAGATGATCTACAGCTAAAGATCAAGGACATTAATGAGAGATATAAATCGGAGAAGAGGGCTATAGATGTTTCCATAGGGGTACATCTTCCACCTTCCGAGCAGGATATATTGAAAGGTGACGACAGAGTTAAGAATGTTCTACTCTATATAGACAGCTCTGGGGTTATCAGATCTAGCTACACAAAGCTACACTTATTTGATGTTGATGTGCCAAACGGCCCAATCTTAAAAGAATCACAATCTGTTCAACCAGGAGACCAAATTCCTTCAATAATAGATACCCCTGCAGGGAAATTAGGGTGCTCCATTTGCTATGACATTAGATTTCCCGAACTTGCTCTAAGATTGAGGAGTATGGGGGCCCAAATATTATGTTATCCTAGTGCCTTTACAATGAAAACTGGTCAGGCCCACTGGGAACTGTTGGGTAGGGCTCGAGCTATAGATACACAGTGCTATGTAGTAATGCCAGGGCAATCTGGTACCCATAATGTAACTGAAGATACCTGGAGTAAAACTGCTGATTCCAAAACAAACCCCAATAGTGTAACTAGAATGTCCTGGGGCCACTCAATGATCATCAATCCATGGGGTGACGTGATTGCAAGAAGCGATGAAACAAACAATGAACCTCAGCTAGTCGTGTCCGATATTGATCTAAAATCAATGGAGAGAGTAAGGGTAAATATGCCGCTCTGGCAACAGAGAAGGTTGGATTTATTCGACAATAATTACTCAATCACATAA
- the SPT10 gene encoding Spt10p (CAGL0L05610g~Ortholog(s) have promoter-specific chromatin binding, sequence-specific DNA binding activity), which produces MARGESFDAHESPLQPKTILLKDGETIATMYPIPSVPKLIPDGLMSFLVEEFNMEIEKGDSLPFYNTLTVDEFEKLMFVAEGHICVMVLGEIPELDYSAEDGMQSRTNGKAGGKNRPGDSELMRFTPQYKRRKERKNLNLHIQWEKQCLGIFSLQSAFPGRSAHVATGTFLVNAGIRGKGIGRTLVETFIDWSKLLGYTSSFFPLIYGTNVGMRRILEDLNFRKIGKLPESGILKGFDVPVDSFMYGKEFTHITKSIDMLRDTQKSDDIGKYERLKYYLESGTYPANCDRNEKARLRVSARSHSVMNNKLMNGSGKEVVYEPDRQHQIAYETHQVEHQGINKVTTKIAEKYHWKGIKNTVTEVIAKCPKCKIRYPDGMGVVVTQDENVPQAHMLPTHRIQVVDKTSKPEIEEEPLPKKQKLHVQKLENKHLPDPTPPDNNVFNLTANTWAEKLAANIGLDSSTAVPNIDMHDDHDHKGREMSLHRQDIDMAAHKDDDSNIMDAAMLSLEDNVIAALEIVRKEQRDEDHYYH; this is translated from the coding sequence ATGGCTCGAGGGGAAAGTTTTGATGCTCACGAGAGCCCGTTGCAACCGAAGACTATATTGTTGAAGGATGGAGAGACTATTGCTACGATGTATCCTATACCAAGTGTACCGAAGCTTATTCCTGACGGCCTTATGTCTTTTTTAGTTGAAGAGTTTAACATGGAAATAGAGAAAGGTGACAGTCTGCCATTTTATAACACGCTCACAGTCGATGAATTTGAGAAACTGATGTTTGTTGCAGAAGGACATATATGTGTCATGGTTCTGGGAGAAATACCAGAACTTGACTACAGTGCTGAGGATGGTATGCAGTCAAGAACGAATGGTAAGGCAGGCGGCAAAAATAGACCAGGTGACTCGGAATTAATGAGATTTACACCGCAATACAAGAGGCGAAAAGAGCGTAAGAACTTAAATTTGCATATACAATGGGAGAAACAATGTTTAGGTATATTCTCATTACAATCAGCGTTTCCAGGTAGGTCGGCGCACGTAGCTACGGGTACGTTTTTGGTGAACGCTGGTATTCGTGGTAAAGGTATTGGGAGAACGCTGGTAGAGACCTTTATAGACTGGTCAAAACTACTTGGTTATACTTCATCGTTTTTTCCACTCATATATGGCACCAATGTTGGAATGAGAAGGATATTGGAGGATCTaaattttagaaaaatTGGGAAATTGCCTGAATCCGGTATATTGAAGGGGTTTGATGTTCCTGTCGACTCATTCATGTATGGGAAAGAATTTACACATATCACCAAAAGTATTGACATGTTAAGAGATACTCAAAAATCAGATGATATCGGGAAGTATGAAAGGTTAAAATACTATCTAGAGTCAGGCACATATCCAGCAAACTGCGATCGGAATGAGAAAGCCCGATTAAGAGTTAGTGCTCGATCTCACTCAGTAATGAATAACAAGTTGATGAATGGTAGTGGTAAAGAAGTTGTATATGAGCCTGACAGACAACATCAGATTGCGTATGAGACGCATCAAGTAGAGCACCAAGGTATAAATAAAGTTACCACAAAAATAGCAGAGAAGTATCATTGGAAAGGTATTAAAAATACAGTGACAGAAGTAATAGCTAAATGTCCCAAATGTAAGATACGATACCCTGATGGTATGGGAGTTGTCGTTACGCAGGATGAAAATGTGCCACAAGCGCACATGCTGCCAACACATAGGATACAGGTAGTAGATAAGACCTCCAAGcctgaaattgaagaagaacctCTGCcgaagaaacagaaactcCATGTTCAAAAACTCGAGAATAAGCACTTGCCGGACCCTACACCACCGGACAACAATGTATTCAACTTAACGGCAAATACATGGGCGGAGAAATTGGCTGCAAATATAGGTCTTGACAGCTCTACAGCGGTGCCAAATATCGACATGCATGATGATCATGATCACAAGGGCAGAGAAATGTCTCTACATAGGCAAGACATAGACATGGCTGCCCATAAAGACGACGACAGCAACATAATGGATGCGGCAATGCTCAGTCTGGAAGACAATGTAATCGCCGCTCTAGAGATAGTACGAAAGGAACAACGCGACGAAGACCATTACTATCACTAG
- the MCO6 gene encoding Mco6p (CAGL0L05626g~Ortholog(s) have mitochondrion localization) gives MIFFYQQIRAIFTHSHSTKRQIQLSRRAFFQLLGFLGSCVVISLAAQSNYLQ, from the coding sequence atgatttttttctacCAGCAGATACGGGCCATTTTCACACACTCCCACTCGACCAAAAGACAAATACAGTTGTCAAGACGGGCATTCTTTCAGCTTTTGGGATTCCTAGGCAGTTGTGTGGTGATCTCGTTAGCAGCCCAGTCTAACTATCTGCAGTGA